From the Osmerus eperlanus chromosome 21, fOsmEpe2.1, whole genome shotgun sequence genome, one window contains:
- the LOC134007886 gene encoding LOW QUALITY PROTEIN: uncharacterized protein LOC134007886 (The sequence of the model RefSeq protein was modified relative to this genomic sequence to represent the inferred CDS: substituted 1 base at 1 genomic stop codon), with amino-acid sequence MEAHGSSGNSIHLSEMRIVLLGWIGAGKSSSGNIILGREEFKLRTAQCVKRLGEVAGRQVTVVDTPGWWRDFPAEYTTKMVKQEIVRSVSLCPPGPHALLLVIQGGGSFTEKHRLSVEKHLQLFNERVWSHTIVLFTYGDYLGDTTIEQHIQQEGKALQWLVEKCGNKYHVLNNENRGDGSQVTELLDKIEEIVAGKRGRHYEIGRGILDKLRKWRRTKEEKTKERQKVPKQREIHQTIGDSVHLSELRIVLLGWRGEGKSSSGNTILGREEFDLRTTVECVKREGEVAGRQVTVVDTPGWIGSVPVKGTTELVKQEIVRSVSLCPPGPHALLLVIVGVASFTEEDAKSVEQHMELLSERVWSHTIVLFTHGDNLGDTTIEQHIQQEGKALQWLVEKCGNRYHVLNNRNSGDGSQVSKLLDKMEEMVAGNRGGHCEMDREILEKIQERRRAEEERAQDRLVKMHKQRETLRSLMGHCLHLSELRIVLLGYRYAGKSSSGNTILGRKEFDQRTGAQCVKREGGVAGRQVTVIDTQGXWRTCPVEDTTEMVKEEILCSVSLCPPGPHTVLLVIQGGGSFTEEEANSIEQHLQLLSERVWSHNIVLFTCGDYLGDTTIEQHIETEGKALQQLVEKCGNRYHVLNNKNSGDGSQVTELLDKIEEMVAGNRGGHYEIDREILEKIEKVELWRRTSIEKAKERRMKVQKQRKIHQTFIWESLHLTELRIVLLGFRGAGKSSSGNTILGREEFDLRTAAQCVKRQGEVAGRQVTVTDTPGWWRDFPVEGTIKLVKEEIVRSVSLCPPGPHALLLVIVGVVSFTEEDAKSVEHHMEILGERVWSHTIVLFTSGDNLGDTTIEQHIQQEGKVLQWLVEKCGNRYHVLNNMNRGDGSQVTELLDKIEEMVAVTSGDVFCLEGIRDEEQSSEWKIPFLPERRIRSIDDPPSLSGASRTETTNNSEDISDWGSETGSRPDGSGGDGSECQSLRSSAHDSAYGSDTSCPSRHLTSVVRSARSRTGVRKHLLAGATLSSTPEELTPTVVTPETAVELTETSYRLCCPQAGLFQCSLTGLMFLMEGQGEVLYRTVQWDQGLLYSTGRSPAGPLFTIDCLQGSVCQLHLPHCEILSGEGREVLSVAHVTGGSMELVPPLRVTGSHVVVDVTDLSLWGLVRWFLPSLTIKGQVLLFLQQLSPMYTILNVMVLPSNVPLSEVKEKQEGTTYLRVSSDCRLAKGDRYSLTCHLEETPRIQPKCVEMDWSYGSNYHPTFQVFLLPVTQEVELILLEGRLEGVEVWSGLVPLTGAAVTGTSTSEGPSQRAQSEHAEQQLKAVRSEFVKRVSVPVLNSLLDELRQHGVITQEEEESVKAIAERAERARHVIDAVLNKGAEACRMMTVFLLEQDSYMSKKLGLS; translated from the exons ATGGAAGCCCATGGTAGTTCAG GTAACTCGATCCATCTCTCAGAGATGAGGATTGTGCTGCTGGGGTGGATAGGTGCAGGGAAGAGTTCATCAGGGAACATCATCCTGGGTAGAGAGGAGTTTAAACTGAGGACAgctcagtgtgtgaagagactgggagaggtagcagggaggcaggtcacCGTGGTTGACACTccaggatggtggagggatTTCCCTGCAGAGTACACAACTAAGATGGTTAAACAGGAGATTGTAcggagtgtgtctctgtgtcccccAGGACCCCAcgccctcctcctggtcataCAAGGAGGGGGTTCATTCACTGAGAAACACAGATTATCAGTAGAGAAACACCTGCAGCTTTTTAATGAGAGAGTCTGGAGTCACACTATAGTGCTGTTCACCTATGGGGACTATCTAGGAGACACAACCATTGAGCAGCACATTCAACAAGAGGGGAAGGCTCTCCAGTggcttgttgagaaatgtgggaacaAGTATCATGTCCTCAACAATGAGAACAGGGGTGATGGCTCTCAGGTCACAGAGCTGCTGGACAAGATAGAGGAGATAGTAGCAGGAAAAAGAGGAAGACATTATGAGATCGGGAGAGGAATACTGGACAAGTTAAGAAAGTGGAGGAgaacaaaagaagaaaaaacaaaagaaagacagaaggtgccaaaacagagagagatccaTCAAACAATAG gtgactctgtccatctctcagagctgaggattgtgcttctggggtggagaggtgaagggaagagttcatcaggaaacaccatcctgggcagagaggagtttgaCCTGAGGACAACTGTTgagtgtgtgaagagagagggagaagttgCAGGGAGACAGGTCACTGTGGTCGACACACCCGGATGGATAGGGAGTGTACCTGTAAAGGGCACTACTGAGCTGGTTAAACAGGAGATAGtacgcagtgtgtctctgtgtcccccAGGACCCCAcgccctcctcctggtcataGTGGGGGTGGCTTCATTCACAGAGGAAGATGCAAAATCTGTAGAGCAACACATGGAGCTTCTCAGTGAGAGAGTCTGGAGTCACACTATAGTGCTGTTCACCCATGGGGACAATCTGGGAGATACAACTATTGAACAGCACATTCAACAAGAGGGGAAGGCCCTCCAGTggcttgttgagaaatgtgggaacaggtatCATGTCCTCAACAATAGGAACAGTGGTGATGGCTCTCAGGTCTCAAAGCTACtggacaagatggaggagatggtggcaggaaacagaggaggacactgtgagatggacagagagatacTGGAGAAGatacaggagagaaggagggcagaggaagaaCGAGCACAGGACAGGCTGGTGAAAAtgcacaaacagagagagactctcaGATCACTAATGG GtcactgcctccatctctcagagCTGAGGATTGTGCTGCTGGGGTACCGTTACGCAGGGAAGAGTTCttcaggaaacaccatcctgggcagaAAAGAGTTTGACCAGAGGACAGGTgctcagtgtgtgaagagagagggaggagtagcAGGGAGACAGGTCACTGTCATTGACACTCAAGGATGATGGAGGACTTGCCCTGTAGAGGACACTACTGAGATGGTTAAAGAAGAGATACTAtgcagtgtctctctgtgtcccccagGTCCCCACACTGTCCTCTTGGTCATACAGGGAGGGGGTTCATTCACTGAGGAGGAGGCAAATTCTATAGAGCAACACTTGCAGCTTCTCAGTGAGAGAGTCTGGAGTCACAATATAGTGCTGTTCACCTGTGGGGACTATCTGGGAGATACAACCATTGAGCAGCACATTGAGACAGAAGGAAAAGCCCTCCAACAgcttgttgagaaatgtgggaacaggtaCCATGTCCTCAACAATAAGAACAGTGGTGATGGCTCTCAGGTCACAGAGCTGCTGGACAAGATCGAAGAGATGGTGGCAGGAAACAGAGGAGGACACtatgagatagacagagagatactgGAAAAGATTGAAAAGGTAGAACTGTGGAGAAGAACTTCAATAGAGAAAGCAAAAGAAAGAAGGATGAAGgtgcagaaacagagaaagatccACCAAACATTTATAT GGGAGTCCCTCCATCTAACTGAGCTGAGGATTGTGCTGCTGGGGTTTAGAGGTGCCGGGAAGAGTTCttcaggaaacaccatcctgggcagagaagagtttgacctgaggacagctgctcaatgtgtgaagagacagggagaagtagcagggaggcaggtcacTGTGACCGACACTCCAGGGTGGTGGCGTGATTTCCCTGTAGAGGGCACTATTAAGCTGGTTAAAGAAGAGATAGtacgcagtgtgtctctgtgtcccccAGGACCCCACGCCCTCCTCCTAGTCATAGTGGGGGTGGTTTCATTCACAGAGGAAGATGCAAAATCTGTAGAGCACCACATGGAGATTCTTGGTGAGAGAGTCTGGAGTCACACTATAGTGCTGTTCACCAGTGGGGACAATCTGGGAGACACAACTATTGAGCAGCACATTCAACAAGAGGGGAAGGTCCTCCAGTggcttgttgagaaatgtgggaacaggtatCATGTCCTCAACAATATGAACAGGGGTGATGGCTCTCAGGTCACAGAGCTGCTGGACAAGATAGAGGAGATGGTGGCAGTCACCAGTGGAGATGTGTTCTGCCTGGAGGGCATCAGAGATGAAGAGCAGAGTTCTGAGTGGAAGATACCATTTCTGCCTGAGAGGAGGATTAGAAGCATAGATGATCCTCCTTCTT TGAGTGGGGCCAGCAGAACAGAAACCACCAACAACTCTGAAGACATATCTGACTGGGGGTCAGAGACTGGATCACGACCTGACG GGAGTGGCGGTGACGGATCTGAGTGCCAATCTCTGAGAAGCTCTGCACATGACTCCGCCTATGGCTCTGACACTTCCTGTCCGTCACGTCACCTGACCTCAGTGGTGAGATCAGCCAGATCTAGGACTGGTGTGAG GAAACACCTGCTGGCTGGAGCCACTCTGAGTTCTACACCAGAGGAACTT ACTCCGACTGTAGTGACTCCAGAAACTGCAGTAGAACTCACAGAAACCTCATACAG GCTCTGCTGCCCTCAAGCAGGCTTGTTCCAGTGCAGTCTGACTGGCCTCATGTTCCTGAtggagggccagggggaggtGCTCTACAGGACTGTTCAATGGGACCAAGGTCTGCTGTACTCCACAGGCCGCTCCCCTGCTGGACCCCTGTTCACCATCGACTGTCTCCAGGGCTCTGTCTGTCAGCTGCACCTCCCACACTGTGAGATTCTCTCTG GAGAGGGGCGTGAGGTGCTGTCTGTGGCTCATGTTactggaggcagcatggagctCGTGCCTCCACTGAGGGTGACAGGATCTCATGTGGTGGTGGATGTGACAGACCTGTCCCTGTGGGGCCTGGTCAGGTGGTTTCtaccctccctcaccatcaagggccaggtgctcctcttcctccagcagCTGAGCCCCATGTATACCATCCTCAACGTGATGGTTCTGCCCAGCAACGTGCCTCTCTCTGAG GTGAAGGAGAAACAGGAGGGAACCACCTACCTGCGTGTCAGTTCTGACTGCCGGCTAGCTAAGGGGGACAGGTACAGTCTCACGTGTCATCTGGAAGAGACACCCCGGATACAACCAAAG TGTGTTGAGATGGACTGGAGCTACGGATCCAACTACCACCCCACATTCCAGGTGTTCCTGCTCCCCGTCACACAAGAGGTGGAACTCATTCTGttggaggggaggctggagggggtggaggtgtggtcgGGGCTGGTCCCACTGACAG gtgCTGCTGTCACCGGGACGTCAACATCTGAGGGACCGTCTCAGCGGGCTCAGAGTGAACATGCGGAGCAGCAGCTGAAGGCTGTGAGGTCAGAGTTTGTGAAGCGTGTGTCGGTCCCTGTGCTCAACAGTCTATTGGATGAGCTCCGTCAGCATGGAGTCATcacgcaggaagaggaggagtctgtCAAGGCCATCGCTGAGAGGGCGGAGAGAGCGCGCCACGTCATCGACGCCGTGCTGAACAAAGGAGCTGAAGCCTGCCGCATGATGACAGTGTTCTTACTTGAGCAGGACTCCTACATGAGCAAGAAGCTTGGTCTCAGTTAG
- the atp5mc3b gene encoding ATP synthase membrane subunit c locus 3b — MYACAKFVSTPALVRAGSRALYRPLSASVLSRPNARTGESDAALLPQSYMSQVALRGFQTSAVSRDIDTAAKFIGAGAATVGVAGSGAGIGTVFGSLIIGYARNPSLKQQLFSYAILGFALSEAMGLFCLMVAFLILFAM; from the exons ATGTACGCCTGTGCGAAGTTCGTCTCCACGCCTGCACTG GTTCGTGCTGGATCCAGGGCACTGTACAGGCCCCTGTCTGCATCAGTGCTGTCAAGGCCAAATgccaggacaggagag TCCGATGCAGCCCTCCTGCCACAGAGCTACATGTCCCAGGTTGCGCTTAGAGGTTTCCAGACCAGTGCTGTGAGCCGAGACATCGACACTGCCGCCAAGTTCATTGGCGCTGGCGCCGCCACAGTTGGAGTGGCCGGATCCGGGGCTGGAATCGGAACAGTGTTTGGTTCTCTCATCATAGGCTATGCCAG gaaCCCCTCCCTGAAGCAGCAGCTGTTCTCCTATGCCATCCTGGGGTTCGCTCTGTCTGAGGCCATGGGTCTCTTCTGTCTCATGGTGGCGTTCCTTATCCTCTTCGCCATGTAA
- the LOC134007683 gene encoding N-chimaerin-like: MALNVFDHDEYRPPVWKSYLYQLQQEAPHPRRVTCTCEVDSRPKHYGREYHGMISREEADQLLSVAEGSYLIRESQRQPGTYTLALRFGNQTRNFRLYHDGKHFVGEKRFESIHDLVTDGLITLYIETKAAEYIAKMTINPIYEHVGYTTLNQSLEGSLRRPDPTLQPPDTPDCPAEGGDATDERLTSLVRRATLRESELMAKYEKVHNFKVHTFRGPHWCEYCANFMWGLIAQGVKCADCGLNVHKQCSKMVPNDCQPDLKHVKKVYSCDLTTLVKAHNTKRPMVVDMCIQEIEARGVESEGLYRISGFSELIEDVKLAFDRDGEKADISANVYEDINIITGALKLYFRDLPIPLITYDAYPRFIQVAQITDADKRLESLHEALKLLPPAHCETLRHLMGHLKRVTQQEKQNLMSAENLGIVFGPTLMRAPDLDAMTALNDIRYQRQVVESLIKNEDILF; this comes from the exons ATGGCTTTAAATGTGTTCG ACCATGATGAGTACAGGCCGCCTGTCTGGAAGTCCTACC TTTACCAGCTCCAGCAAGAGGCTCCCCACCCTCGTAGAGTCACATGCACCTGTGAG GTGGACAGCAGACCCAAGCACTATGGCAGAGA GTACCATGGTATGATTtccagagaggaggcagaccaACTGCTCAGCGTTGCAGAGGGGAGCTACCTCATCAGAGAGAGCCAACGACAACCTGGAACCTACACACTGGCcctacg ATTTGGGAACCAGACCAGGAACTTCCGCTTGTACCACGATGGGAAACACTTTGTGGGGGAGAAGAGGTTTGAGTCCATCCATGACCTGGTGACAGATGGACTCATAACCCTCTACATAGAGACCAAG GCTGCAGAGTACATTGCCAAGATGACCATCAACCCCATCTATGAACATGTGGGCTACACAACTCTGAACCAGAGCCTGGAGGGCAGCCTGAGGAGGCCGGACCCCACCCTGCAGCCCCCCGACACACCTGATTGTCCTGCGGAAGGGGGAGATGCCACggatgagagg CTGACGTCGCTGGTGAGACGCGCCACGCTGAGGGAGAGCGAGCTCATGGCCAAATATGAGAAGGTCCACAACTTCAAG GTGCACACCTTCCGAGGGCCCCACTGGTGTGAGTACTGTGCCAACTTCATGTGGGGGCTGATCGCTCAGGGAGTCAAATGTGCAG ACTGTGGCTTGAACGTCCACAAGCAGTGTTCCAAGATGGTCCCCAACGACTGCCAGCCCGACCTGAAGCATGTGAAGAAGgtgtacagctgtgacctcaccACGCTGGTCAAGGCCCACAACACTAAAAGGCCCATGGTGGTGGACATGTGCATTCAGGAGATAGAGGCCCGGG GGGTGGAGTCAGAGGGTCTGTACAGGATATCAGGGTTCAGTGAGCTGATAGAAGATGTGAAGCTGGCTTTTGACCGTG acggaGAGAAGGCAGACATCTCAGCCAATGTGTACGAAGACATCAACATCATCACTGGAGCCCTGAAGCTGTACTTCAGAGACCTGCCCATCCCTCTTATAACCTACGACGCCTACCCCCGCTTCATACAGGTTGCAC AGATCACAGATGCTGACAAGCGTCTGGAGTCCCTCCATGAAGCCCTGAAGCTGCTACCTCCTGCCCACTGTGAGACCCTGAGACACCTAATGGGCCACCTGAagag ggtgACCCAGCAGGAGAAGCAGAACCTGATGAGTGCTGAGAACCTGGGCATCGTGTTTGGCCCCACCCTCATGAGGGCACCAGACCTGGATGCCATGACGGCACTCAACGACATCCGCTACCAGAGGCAGGTGGTGGAGTCTCTCATCAAGAACGAGGACATCCTTTTCTGA